One window of the Trifolium pratense cultivar HEN17-A07 linkage group LG2, ARS_RC_1.1, whole genome shotgun sequence genome contains the following:
- the LOC123910636 gene encoding aminotransferase ALD1, chloroplastic-like encodes MFSPNSLQPRMMLVNRFSCTLKNQSVKIGHCSKVPRNVNMEKLQHGYLFPEIERHELLHLTKYPNANVIDLGIGDTTKPLPTIVTSRMVDFVRGLSTAEGYKGYGPEQGEKALRKAIAAEIYKNLDIKPSEVFVSDGAQCDISRLQLLMGPKLKIAVQDPSFPAYIDSSVIIGHAGKFVDRIGKYENIEYMTCGPQTDFFPDLHTISRPQLIFFCSPNNPTGHAATRKQLQQLVDFAKVNGSIIIYDSAYSAYITDNSPKSIFEIPGAREVAIEVSSFSKLAGFTGVRLGWTVVPEELLYSNGFPVLHDFNRIVCTCFNGASSISQAGGLACLSQEGLNAVQSLVDYYMENARILVNALTSLGLTVYGGKNAPYVWVRFPGSKSWDVFAGILENTHIITIPGSGFGPGGEGYIRISAFGQRDSILEASERLKYLLYQEKL; translated from the exons ATGTTTAGTCCAAATTCTTTGCAGCCTAGGATGATGTTAGTGAACAGGTTTTCATGCACATTGAAGAATCAAAGTGTGAAAATTG GACACTGCTCAAAGGTACCGCGGAATGTAAACATGGAGAAACTTCAACATGGTTATTTGTTTCCTGAG ATTGAAAGACATGAGCTTCTTCACTTAACGAAGTACCCAAATGCAAATGTGATAGACCTTGGAATTGGTGATACTACAAAACCTTTACCAACAATTGTAACATCAAGAATGGTTGAT TTTGTACGTGGCCTTTCAACAGCAGAAGGTTATAAAGGATATGGACCTGAGCAAGGTGAAAAG GCTCTGAGAAAGGCAATTGCTGCTGAAATTTACAAAAATCTAGACATAAAACCTTCAGAGGTTTTTGTTTCAGATGGTGCACAATGTGATATTTCTCGTCTTCAG CTTCTTATGGGTCCCAAACTGAAGATAGCAGTACAGGATCCATCCTTTCCG GCCTACATAGATTCAAGTGTAATAATTGGTCATGCTGGCAAGTTTGTAGATAGAATTGGCAAATATGAAAACATAGAATACATGACATGTGGGCCTCAAACTGACTTCTTCCCGGATCTGCATACCATTTCAAGGCCACAACTTATTTTCTTCTGCTCTCCTAACAACCCTACTGGTCATGCAGCAACAAGGAAACAATTGCAGCAACTTGTAGATTTTGCCAAAGTTAATGGATCAATCATTATCTATGACTCTGCATATTCTGCTTATATCACAGATAATAGTCCTAAATCAATCTTTGAAATTCCTGGGGCAAGAGAG GTTGCAATTGAAGTGTCATCCTTCTCGAAATTAGCTGGCTTCACAGGTGTTCGCCTTGGTTGGACAGTGGTCCCCGAAGAACTGTTATATTCAAATGGCTTCCCCGTTTTGCATGATTTCAACCGCATAGTGTGTACATGCTTCAACGGAGCATCCAGCATATCTCAGGCTGGGGGACTAGCATGCCTTTCCCAAGAGGGTCTCAAT GCTGTGCAGTCCCTTGTTGACTACTACATGGAGAATGCAAGAATACTGGTTAATGCTTTGACCTCTCTTGGTCTAACAGTTTATGGTGGTAAAAATGCACCCTATGTTTGGGTCCGTTTTCCTGGCTCAAAATCTTGGGATGTCTTTGCTGGAATTCTTGAAAATACACACATAATTACTATTCCAGGGAGTGGTTTTGGACCAGGTGGTGAAGGGTATATAAGAATTAGTGCTTTTGGCCAGCGAGATTCTATCCTTGAAGCTTCAGAGAGACTCAAATACCTTCTCTACCAGGAGAAATTATAA
- the LOC123904591 gene encoding uncharacterized protein LOC123904591: MNPDEENFDDDNVDDDIDDIPPPPGVGRGGRGRGGRRRALPRRVVRNRWLEGMPKSRTVDGVEEEYDSYDDDDDHEDEEIADIALLAPQNELLVDRYGRPIIMPYTATDLQPQNAATKAINYALKSKFQAPYLNWTEVKADERGYQQFWNGFRSQVTWLNHHTAAIEAIFNKKATKRLSTLLFEARKKVKKDPSKPPLWLAGNSYPMLCLRWEEEEYKAKCIKNKNNRNTDEANRACVHSGGSKSAVTLRLEFIQQFGRPPTFMEMNDLMHKYADSGEWTGARAQEVSRLTQIWAEEYNASQLRLPPHRRDNEEVRRNKMSLAFVKNAGGANRGRKFAAWCTSSLYASDPTGLRDVTYTSSSSSSTGRSRPAQREETDDEYEARMRATYREKFREEYEATFDQRVDQRVQHVLQEFFAQQRAPAPAGVGSSSQGSARQNQNAGEQEYRPDLNSMVNLNQLPEYREGDPVLSMSI; encoded by the exons atgaatcCAGATGAAGAAAATTTCGATGATGACAATGTCGATGATGACATTGATGATATTCCACCACCACCGGGTGTCGGACGCGGAGGACGCGGACGCGGGGGACGTAGACGTGCTTTACCCCGCCGCGTTGTTCGGAATCGATGGTTGGAGGGTATGCCCAAGTCTCGAACTGTAGATGGTGTGGAAGAGGAGTACGACTCCTACGACGACGATGATGACCATGAGGACGAGGAAATTGCCGATATTGCACTTCTAGCTCCTCAAAATGAATTGTTGGTTGACCGGTATGGTAGACCCATCATCATGCCATATACCGCCACAga TTTGCAACCCCAAAATGCGGCGACGAAGGCAATCAATTATGCATTGAAATCCAAATTCCAAGCTCCATATCTCAACTGGACGGAGGTCAAGGCAGATGAGCGTggatatcaacaattttggaatggcttcagg TCGCAAGTAACTTGGCTAAATCACCACACAGCGGCTATTGAGgctatattcaacaaaaaagccACCAAGCGTCTGTCGACCTTACTTTTTGAAGCACGGAAAAAGGTTAAAAAGGATCCTTCAAAACCACCACTTTGGCTCGCTGGTAATTCATACCCTATGTTGTGCCTCAGATGGGAAGAGGAAGAGTATAAGGCAAAGTGtataaagaacaaaaacaacagaAATACTGATGAAGCCAATCGTGCGTGCGTACACTCTGGAGGGTCGAAATCTGCCGTAACGCTTCGTCTTGAGTTCATTCAACAATTTGGTCGTCCACCCACCTTTATGGAAATGAATGACCTGATGCACAAGTATGCAGATTCCGGTGAATGGACGGGGGCAAGGGCGCAAGAAGTTTCG AGGTTGACGCAAATTTGGGCTGAAGAATATAATGCCAGCCAACTACGACTACCACCTCATAGGCGAGATAATGAGGAGGTTCGTCGAAACAAGATGTCGTTGGCTTTTGTTAAGAATGCTGGTGGTGCGAATCGAGGTCGCAAATTCGCTGCTTGGTGTACATCTTCTTTATATGCAAGTGACCCAACTGGTTTAAGAGATGTCACTtacacatcttcatcttcatctagTACAGGACGCTCTCGGCCAGCTCAAAGAGAGGAAACCGATGATGAGTATGAAGCGCGAATGAGGGCCACGTATCGAGAAAAATTCCGCGAAGAGTACGAAGCAACATTTGATCAGCGGGTGGACCAACGGGTCCAACATGTATTGCAGGAATTCTTTGCGCAGCAGAGGGCGCCGGCGCCGGCAGGGgttggatcatcatctcagggatcggcacgacaaaatcaaaatgccggTGAACAAGAATATCGACCGGATTTGAATAGCAtggtcaatttgaatcaactgCCGGAGTACCGAGAGGGTGATCCAGTACTGAGTATGAGCATATAG
- the LOC123910637 gene encoding protein RAE1-like gives MANFLSNSSSNPNPNKSIEVNQPPTDSISSLNFSPKSNLLVATSWDNQVRCWEVARDGANVATMPKASIAHDHPVLCSAWKDDGTTVFSGGCDKQVKMWPLLSGGQPITVAMHDAPINQIAWIPEINLLATGSWDRTIKYWDTRQPNPAHTQQLPERCYAMTVKHPLMVVGTADRNLIVYNLQNPQAEFKRIVSPLKYQTRCLAAFPDQQGFLVGSIEGRVGVHHLDDSQQAKNFTFKCHREGNEIYSVNSLNFHPVHHTFATAGSDGAFNFWDKDSKQRLKAMLRCSQPVPCSAFNNDGSIYAYAVCYDWSKGAENHNPATAKTNIFLHLPQESEVKGKPRIGATGRR, from the exons ATGGCGAATTTCTTGTCAAACTCTTCTTCCAATCCAAACCCTAACAAATCCATTGAG GTGAATCAGCCTCCAACTGATTCTATTTCAAGTCTCAATTTCAGTCCCAAATCCAACTTACTCGTTGCAACTTCATGGGATAATCAG GTTCGATGTTGGGAGGTAGCACGTGATGGAGCAAATGTTGCTACTATGCCTAAGGCTTCTATAGCACATGATCATCCG GTTTTGTGCTCTGCTTGGAAGGATGATGGAACAACTGTTTTTTCTGGTGGATGTGATAAGCAAGTCAAAATGTGGCCACTGTTGTCTGGAGGACAACCAATTACTGTAGCCATGCATGATGCACCTATCAACCAGATTGCTTGGATTCCTGAGATTAACCTTTTAGCCACAGGAAGCTGGGACAGGACTATTAA GTATTGGGATACAAGGCAACCAAATCCAGCGCACACACAACAACTCCCGGAGCGCTGCTATGCAATGACAGTGAAACATCCTCTCATGGTTGTTGGTACTGCTGATAGAAACCTTATTGTTTACAACTTGCAAAATCCTCAG GCTGAATTCAAGAGAATTGTTTCGCCCTTAAAGTATCAGACAAGGTGCCTTGCTGCATTCCCTGATCAacaaggtttcttg GTTGGATCAATAGAAGGAAGAGTTGGAGTGCATCATTTAGATGATAGTCAGCAGGCTAAAAACTTCACTTTCAAATGCCACAGAGAGGGGAATGAAATATACTCGGTCAACTCTTTAAATTTCCATCCT gtGCACCACACATTTGCTACTGCTGGTTCTGATGGTGCTTTCAATTTTTGGGACAAGGATAGTAAACAGAGGCTTAAG GCCATGTTAAGATGCAGCCAACCTGTTCCTTGCAGCGCCTTCAACAATGATGGTTCAATATATGCTTACGCA GTTTGCTATGACTGGAGTAAAGGGGCAGAAAATCATAATCCGGCAACAGCAAAGACCAACATTTTCCTGCACTTACCACAG GAATCTGAGGTCAAGGGCAAACCGCGCATTGGTGCGACTGGAAGAAGGTAG
- the LOC123910639 gene encoding BRASSINOSTEROID INSENSITIVE 1-associated receptor kinase 1-like isoform X1 codes for METVTSSFLFWAILMLHLLLKASSNAEGDALYALKSSLNDPKSALQSWDNTLINPCTWFHVECDADKTVTRVDLGNMDLSGTLVPELGDLSNLKSLALYNNKITGTIPEELGNLTSLESLDLYLNNLSGTIPNTLGKLQKLRFLRLNNNTLTGGIPMSLTNVSTLQVLDLSSNNLEGDVPVNGSFLLFTPVSYHNNPRLKQPTITPAPISPPSPASSGSTDTGAIAGGVAVGAALLFAAPAIAIIYWRRKKKPQDHFYDVPAEEDPEVHLGQLKRFSLHELRVATDNFRNENILGRGGFGKVYKGRLADGTLVAVKRLKEERAQGDELQFQTEVEMISMAVHRNLLRLCGFCMTSTERLLVYPLMTNGSVASCLRERNDSQPPLEWTTRKNIALGAARGLAYLHDYCNPKIIHRDVKAANILLDDEFVAVVGDFGLARVMNCKDTHVTTAVRGTVGHIAPEYLSTGKSSEKTDVFGYGVTLLELITGQRAFDLARLAGDDDVMLLDWVKGLLTEKKLETLVDPELKGNYDDDEVEQLFQVALLCTQGSPMERPKMSEVVRMLEGDGLTEKWEQWQKEETYRQDFSSYRMHYPKANWIVVDSTSNIQPDELSGPR; via the exons ATGGAGACAGTGACTTCaagttttcttttttgggcAATTTTGATGCTTCATTTGCTGCTTAAAGCTTCTTCCAATGCAGAAG GTGATGCCCTGTATGCATTGAAGAGCAGCTTGAATGATCCTAAAAGTGCTCTTCAAAGTTGGGATAATACCCTTATCAATCCCTGCACATGGTTTCATGTTGAATGCGATGCTGATAAAACTGTGACCCGTGT TGATCTTGGAAATATGGATCTTTCTGGTACACTGGTTCCAGAACTTGGTGATCTCTCAAATTTGAAGTCTTT GGCactgtataataataaaataacagGCACAATCCCAGAAGAGCTCGGAAATTTGACAAGCTTGGAGAGCTTGGATCTTTACCTGAACAATTTAAGTGGTACTATACCGAATACATTGGGCAAGCTTCAAAAACTACGTTTCCT GCGTCTCAATAATAACACCTTGACTGGCGGCATTCCCATGTCATTGACAAATGTTTCAACGCTGCAAGTTCT TGATCTCTCAAGCAACAATCTAGAAGGGGATGTTCCAGTGAATggttcatttttattatttacccCTGTCAG TTATCATAATAATCCTCGCTTGAAACAACCAACAATCACTCCTGCACCAATTTCTCCACCATCACCAGCTTCTTCAG GTTCCACTGATACTGGAGCTATTGCTGGAGGAGTTGCTGTTGGTGCTGCTCTATTATTTGCTGCCCCTGCAATTGCAATTATTTATTGGCgccgaaaaaaaaaaccacaagaTCATTTCTATGACGTTCCTG CTGAGGAGGATCCTGAAGTTCACCTTGGTCAGCTTAAAAGGTTTTCACTACATGAGCTTCGAGTAGCAACGGATAACTTTCGTAACGAAAACATTCTAGGTAGAGGTGGATTTGGAAAGGTTTATAAAGGACGCTTAGCTGATGGTACTCTTGTAGCAGTAAAAAGACTTAAAGAGGAACGTGCACAGGGTGATGAGCTGCAATTTCAGACAGAAGTGGAAATGATCAGCATGGCTGTGCATCGTAATTTGCTCCGGCTTTGTGGTTTTTGCATGACATCTACCGAACGTTTGCTTGTATATCCTTTGATGACTAATGGAAGTGTAGCATCATGTTTACGAG AACGTAATGACTCTCAACCACCGCTTGAGTGGACAACGCGGAAGAATATTGCGCTGGGAGCTGCTAGGGGGCTTGCTTACTTGCATGATTATTGTAACCCTAAGATTATTCATCGTGATGTGAAAGCTGCAAATATATTGTTGGATGATGAATTTGTAGCAGTTGTTGGAGATTTCGGTTTAGCAAGGGTTATGAATTGCAAAGACACTCATGTTACTACTGCTGTTCGTGGTACGGTTGGGCATATAGCACCTGAGTACCTGTCAACTGGAAAGTCTTCAGAAAAGACCGATGTTTTTGGATATGGTGTGACGCTTCTTGAACTAATAACTGGACAGAGGGCTTTTGATCTTGCACGTCTTGCCGGTGATGATGATGTGATGTTACTTGATTGG GTTAAAGGACTACTCACAGAGAAGAAGTTGGAAACACTTGTAGATCCAGAATTAAAAGGAAATTATGACGATGATGAGGTAGAGCAGTTATTCCAAGTGGCTTTACTATGCACACAAGGGTCCCCTATGGAAAGACCAAAGATGTCCGAGGTGGTTAGAATGCTAGAAGGCGATGGTTTGACCGAAAAATGGGAGCAATGGCAGAAAGAAGAAACATATCGGCAAGATTTTAGCAGCTATCGCATGCATTACCCTAAAGCAAATTGGATAGTGGTAGATTCAACTTCAAATATTCAGCCAGATGAACTCTCAGGACCTAGATGA
- the LOC123910639 gene encoding BRASSINOSTEROID INSENSITIVE 1-associated receptor kinase 1-like isoform X2 encodes MDLSGTLVPELGDLSNLKSLALYNNKITGTIPEELGNLTSLESLDLYLNNLSGTIPNTLGKLQKLRFLRLNNNTLTGGIPMSLTNVSTLQVLDLSSNNLEGDVPVNGSFLLFTPVSYHNNPRLKQPTITPAPISPPSPASSGSTDTGAIAGGVAVGAALLFAAPAIAIIYWRRKKKPQDHFYDVPAEEDPEVHLGQLKRFSLHELRVATDNFRNENILGRGGFGKVYKGRLADGTLVAVKRLKEERAQGDELQFQTEVEMISMAVHRNLLRLCGFCMTSTERLLVYPLMTNGSVASCLRERNDSQPPLEWTTRKNIALGAARGLAYLHDYCNPKIIHRDVKAANILLDDEFVAVVGDFGLARVMNCKDTHVTTAVRGTVGHIAPEYLSTGKSSEKTDVFGYGVTLLELITGQRAFDLARLAGDDDVMLLDWVKGLLTEKKLETLVDPELKGNYDDDEVEQLFQVALLCTQGSPMERPKMSEVVRMLEGDGLTEKWEQWQKEETYRQDFSSYRMHYPKANWIVVDSTSNIQPDELSGPR; translated from the exons ATGGATCTTTCTGGTACACTGGTTCCAGAACTTGGTGATCTCTCAAATTTGAAGTCTTT GGCactgtataataataaaataacagGCACAATCCCAGAAGAGCTCGGAAATTTGACAAGCTTGGAGAGCTTGGATCTTTACCTGAACAATTTAAGTGGTACTATACCGAATACATTGGGCAAGCTTCAAAAACTACGTTTCCT GCGTCTCAATAATAACACCTTGACTGGCGGCATTCCCATGTCATTGACAAATGTTTCAACGCTGCAAGTTCT TGATCTCTCAAGCAACAATCTAGAAGGGGATGTTCCAGTGAATggttcatttttattatttacccCTGTCAG TTATCATAATAATCCTCGCTTGAAACAACCAACAATCACTCCTGCACCAATTTCTCCACCATCACCAGCTTCTTCAG GTTCCACTGATACTGGAGCTATTGCTGGAGGAGTTGCTGTTGGTGCTGCTCTATTATTTGCTGCCCCTGCAATTGCAATTATTTATTGGCgccgaaaaaaaaaaccacaagaTCATTTCTATGACGTTCCTG CTGAGGAGGATCCTGAAGTTCACCTTGGTCAGCTTAAAAGGTTTTCACTACATGAGCTTCGAGTAGCAACGGATAACTTTCGTAACGAAAACATTCTAGGTAGAGGTGGATTTGGAAAGGTTTATAAAGGACGCTTAGCTGATGGTACTCTTGTAGCAGTAAAAAGACTTAAAGAGGAACGTGCACAGGGTGATGAGCTGCAATTTCAGACAGAAGTGGAAATGATCAGCATGGCTGTGCATCGTAATTTGCTCCGGCTTTGTGGTTTTTGCATGACATCTACCGAACGTTTGCTTGTATATCCTTTGATGACTAATGGAAGTGTAGCATCATGTTTACGAG AACGTAATGACTCTCAACCACCGCTTGAGTGGACAACGCGGAAGAATATTGCGCTGGGAGCTGCTAGGGGGCTTGCTTACTTGCATGATTATTGTAACCCTAAGATTATTCATCGTGATGTGAAAGCTGCAAATATATTGTTGGATGATGAATTTGTAGCAGTTGTTGGAGATTTCGGTTTAGCAAGGGTTATGAATTGCAAAGACACTCATGTTACTACTGCTGTTCGTGGTACGGTTGGGCATATAGCACCTGAGTACCTGTCAACTGGAAAGTCTTCAGAAAAGACCGATGTTTTTGGATATGGTGTGACGCTTCTTGAACTAATAACTGGACAGAGGGCTTTTGATCTTGCACGTCTTGCCGGTGATGATGATGTGATGTTACTTGATTGG GTTAAAGGACTACTCACAGAGAAGAAGTTGGAAACACTTGTAGATCCAGAATTAAAAGGAAATTATGACGATGATGAGGTAGAGCAGTTATTCCAAGTGGCTTTACTATGCACACAAGGGTCCCCTATGGAAAGACCAAAGATGTCCGAGGTGGTTAGAATGCTAGAAGGCGATGGTTTGACCGAAAAATGGGAGCAATGGCAGAAAGAAGAAACATATCGGCAAGATTTTAGCAGCTATCGCATGCATTACCCTAAAGCAAATTGGATAGTGGTAGATTCAACTTCAAATATTCAGCCAGATGAACTCTCAGGACCTAGATGA